The genomic segment CTTTGAACGCTGTTTGTCCTTTTGATGGAAATCCAAGTGAAGAGATAGGTTTGCAGAAGGCAAGGTGGATATTTGAAAACAACTGTCGTTTGATCGATGCTTCAGATCTCATCATTGCCGATCTCACCCAATTTCGCGGTGCCCTTGTGGATGATGGTACTTCATTCGAGATAGGGTATGCCTTTCATTCTGGAAAAACCATTTATGGCTTTGCTAAATTGCTTAGACCTTTGCTCCAAATGGTTCCACGAAAGATAGCCACAAAACCCCATGCATCTGGCTACGAAATTGACCAAGATGGATTTTTGGTGAATGAGGATTTCGGGAATTCTGTGAATTTGATGATTGAGATGGCGATCTATGGATCTGGCGGAAAGCTTGTTGAGGGAAACTTAGAGATTTTGTTGGATAGGATTAGAGCGGAAAACTAAAGCTGCGAAGTAGATCTACGATCTCACTATGACCATTGTTGGCTGCTAACATCAAGGCCTTTTGGTATTCGAGTCCTCCAAAGTCAAAACCTTCATGGACAAGGAGTTTTGCGATATCAAGGTTACCTACTGAGGTTGCAATGAGAAGGGCTGTTCGATCAGCCTCTGACTCCGCTTGGTGTGATTTGATCTTTTGCGAGACGATGCTCTGTACAATGGCCGTGTGCCCATTGGTAGATGCCCAAAGCAAGGCGGTCCAGCCCAAGGAATCCTGGATATTCAAATCGGCTCCCCTAGCAATGAGGAGATTGGCGATTTCCTGCAAGCCATCGGAACTTGCCTGGATCAGTGCCGTATCACCATCTACTTTTTGGAGGTCAGGATTTGCTTTATTATCCAAGAGCATTTGGACCAGATCCCTACGGTTGCAGGCAACCGCATAGTGAAGAGGAGTTGCGTCATCTTGGTATTCTTGGATGTTTGGGTCCATACCCGATGTTAGCAAACATTCACAGAGCTCTAAATTTTGGTATTTCACTGCAAAATGTAAGGCAGACCAACCATGGATTCCCAAGTCAGGGAATTGCAAACGTTCCCAAGAACCCACGGAGACCTTTCTAAATTTTAACAGTTCGTCACGATTTCCGGTTTCTAAAATTTTACGGAGGGTTTCTGCCTCCGTTTGTTTGATTCCGTTTTCAATCACCAGAGAGCTCTTCTACCTTCGCATCTGCCGCATTTTTTTTCACGGACTCAATGCCTTGCAAACAAGCTTGTTTGGAAGAATAACCTTCGCTCGAAGCGATCACTTCCCCATTCCCTGCCTTAAGTCGAAACCGATACTCACCCTTTTTGTCTTGGTACACTTCAAATTTTGCTGCCATGGATACCCCCAGTGCCCAAGCGTAGACGTTAGATTGGCGCAATTCAAGCAGAAAAAGTCCTAGGGGATTTCCACATTGGGAAGAAAGTACTCATGGATTTAGAATCAAAACAAGACTATACTAAATAGTATGAAACTTCTGTTGATAGCACTTGCGTTTTTTGCCACTCTCATACAATGCCGTACTGCATCCGAGAGAGAGGTCATCCAACATGACCCCTTTCTTCCCGAAAGCCAAGTCCGAGCAAAGTCCATAGGTCCAAGGGAATCTTCCATAGCCATTGGCGCCTATCCCTACTATGCAGAGGATCCTTTTTTATTTTACCAAGTTCAGCACGGACAAGGAAGTTTCCAGGGACGATCGCTACGGGAATATACCCTTCGCGAAAAACTGCAAAATCGTTCCCAAGAAGGGCGGTCTCACCAAACAACCGCTAACCCAATTCCAATTGGAAGTATTTTTCAAGGCCGATAGCCATAAATTTTAAATGTGGTGCTAGATTTGGATTGCCTTCTTGCTTTCGGTTTGGGAGCATAAACACATGCCAGAGGGATCATCACTACGCTATTTAGAAACAAGCCAGATCATACCATCGAAGGGTATGTCCTATACCATGTATGAAATTGAAGGACAAGATACCATTTTAAGGATGTTGACATTCATTCCTGACAATGATGAGATTCACATTTACCCAAAACCTCCTGTAAAAAAACTCTATAAGCCTGAACTATGTAAGAAAGTGGAAGAAAATGAATTTTTAGGACTTTGGCAGATGGGAGAAGAGAAGAAAAAATGAAGGTAACCTTGGCCCCGGACAGAATCGAACTGCCGACACGAGGATTTTCAGTCCTCTGCTCTACCGACTGAGCTACAGGGCCGCGGTTAAAGCCAAGGTAAGAAAAGGGCTTCCATTGTCAACGATCCTTTCATAAATTATTCTGGAATCACGGTATGAACAAAAACAGCTTTCGATTTTCTATCCTCTTCGGGTTAAGTCTTACATTTTTTAATTGCGCATCCCTACTCCACAAAACAGGACTTACATGGGAGCGCTCGCGCTCGGACCTTTCCAAACAAAGTCTTCAAGTGGGCGAATTCAAATGGGTCTATTTAGAGGGTGGCGAAGGAAAGGAAACCATTCTCACCATACATGGATTTGGTGGTGACAAGGATCACTGGACTCGGTTTGTAAGGACTCTCTCTGACGATTATCGTATCATTTCACCAGACCTACCGGGATTTGGGGAAAATGACCGTCTACCCAACCAATCCTATGATATCAAACACCAAGTAGAGCGTTTGCATGAATTTGTGAAATCCTTAGGGCTTAAATCCTTCCATATCGTAGGGAATTCGATGGGGGGAGCTATTGCTGGCTACTATGCAGCGACTTACCCAGAAGATGTATTGAGTTTAACATTAATCAATACAGCAGGCGTGAAAAGTCCGGTACCAAGTGAACTAGCAAACCTCCTCCAAGCAGGCAAACCCAACCCCTTGTTAGTCGGTTCAGTAGAGGACTTTGACCGTCTTCTTGCCTTCAGCTTTGTAAAACCACCCTACATTCCTGGACCCTTAAAAACGTACTTCACAAATAGGGCGATCCAAAATAGAGATTGGAACGAAGGGATTTTCACTCAAATACGAAAGGATCCTTTTCTTCTAGAAAGTGTGTTGAATAAAATCAAAGCACCAACCTGTATCATCTGGGGAAAGGAAGACCGAATTATCCATGTTTCTTCTACAGAAGTTTTGGTAAAAAAAATTAAGTCCAAACAACAGTTAATCATCTTACCCGAAATGGGCCATGCGCCTATGATTGAATCTCCCAGGGAGGTCGCCGAACATTGGCTAAAATGGCAATCTAACATAGCTCATTCCTCCCCCTAATGCTTCAAAAAATTGAGCATTTTTTTTAAGATCGGTTTAAAAAAAACTTGTACTTTGGCTTAGAAAAAATGTTATAAGCCTCATGGCTTATGCAGAGGACAGAGTTTACTTGATCGGGATTACGGGTAGCATTGGCTCCGGTAAATCTACGGTTGCAAAACTCTTTGAGTCCTTTGGAGCATTCAGGATCAGCTCTGATGAAATCGCCAAAGGGTTTACGGACCCTGATTCTCCGATAAAAGGCGAACTTCGCGCTATTTTTGGTAGCGAGATCTTTGATTCCTTGGGTAATCCAATCAAACAAAAGATCGCGGACTTAGCCTTCTCAGACCCAAACCTACTTTCTAAACTCAACGAATTGATACACCCCTTGGTCCGAAAGGAATTTAAACGGAAAATCCAAAGCCTAGAGAGAGAAAGTCTCGTTGCCTGGGAAGTGCCTCTCCTCTTTGAAACGGATGCTCATACACTCTGCGATTTTACTGTTTGTGTCTACACAAGCCCTGAGATTGCACAAGAGCGGGCCATCCAGAGAGGCGGAATGACAAGGGAAGACTACGAGAAAAGAAAGGCTACCCAATTGCCAATTGAGGAGAAAAAGGCTCTCTCCCAATTTTCCATTCCGAACGATAATTCTATAGAGGACCTAAAAAAATCCTCATGGTTAGTATTCCAAGAAATAAAAAACAAAACTAAGGTTAGCTTATGAAAGAACGTGTATTTTATGTCATCAATTTAGATAAACAAAGGATAGGGATCCTTTCTCTCTTTCTATTCGCACTGTTTTTCTCGGTATTTTTCTTGGGAGTATCGGTAGGTAAAGGCCGCCAAGAGATCTCAGCAAGTACACTTCCCCCACAGGAAAATGTAGAATTGCCCAAACAAGAAAACCTTGCTTTGGCTAGCCAGAACCAAACCAACCGAACAGAAGAGATGGTCGTTTCCAATCCGAAATCCAATGTGAGTATGGAAGTGCCCTTGGCGGATGTAAACCAGGGCCAAACAAACACAAACCCTTATTATGCGGAGACCTCCACAGCCAAAGACGAAGAGGAAGAAGCCAAGAGCCATGTCATTGATTTGAACAAACAGTCTGTTTCCAGAAAGGAAACGAGCCACAAAAAGAAAGAAGTAGCTCTGAAGAATGTAGCTCCCAAAAAGGAAAAAAAGGCAATTGCACCAGAAGCCGAGGCTAAACAAAAACTATATACTCTACAATTGGGCGCTTTCGGACAAAGAGAAGCCGCGGAGTCTCTTCTCACGAAAGTTAACCAAAGCTCAACAAAAGCGAAGGCCTTCATAGTCTTTAAAAACGGATACTTTGTTGTTCAAATGGGCAAAACTTCGGATAAGGATTCTTTGAAAAAAATCCAACAAAAACTACCACTAGATGTCCGAGGGAAGTCGATGGTAGTTTCGTTCATACCTCTGCATTAAAATAGCTCTTTCCTACATATAGCAACCTTGGCATTCGGGTTTTTCTCTGCGAGACTTCGCAAAGAAAGACCCTTTCTTTTTCTCCGAGGGCTCTCAAGCGTTCCTTGAAAAACAGAATAGACAAGGGACATGATTTTGAAATCCTGCCTATAAAGCATTTGCGGGCGTGGCGAAATTGGCAGACGCACCAGATTTAGGTTCTGGCGCCGTGAGGCGTGGGGGTTCAAGTCCCTCCGCCCGCAGTTCTTATGCGAGACCAAGGTTCTTTAACCCCACCAGAAAAAAAGATTAACCTACCTTACTTAACTTTCCTTTTTGACTAGGTTGATTAGAAGGCGTTAACCCAAGAAATTGCTTCACTGCCAAACGGATTACTTTAGATCTATCCATTTCATGCAATGCGGCATATTTATCAATTTCAGAGACAATTTTCTGTTCAAACTTGGCTCCGATTTGAGTATCTTTGGTAACAGCCACGATTTTACCTCCTTTTAGGATAGATACATAATGAAACATAACAAGAAAAAATGCAATTAAAAATGTTAAACTTTTATAATCTTTTTACTTTTTTTTTAAACA from the Leptospira ryugenii genome contains:
- a CDS encoding YegP family protein — translated: MAAKFEVYQDKKGEYRFRLKAGNGEVIASSEGYSSKQACLQGIESVKKNAADAKVEELSGD
- a CDS encoding ankyrin repeat domain-containing protein translates to MIENGIKQTEAETLRKILETGNRDELLKFRKVSVGSWERLQFPDLGIHGWSALHFAVKYQNLELCECLLTSGMDPNIQEYQDDATPLHYAVACNRRDLVQMLLDNKANPDLQKVDGDTALIQASSDGLQEIANLLIARGADLNIQDSLGWTALLWASTNGHTAIVQSIVSQKIKSHQAESEADRTALLIATSVGNLDIAKLLVHEGFDFGGLEYQKALMLAANNGHSEIVDLLRSFSFPL
- a CDS encoding alpha/beta fold hydrolase; its protein translation is MNKNSFRFSILFGLSLTFFNCASLLHKTGLTWERSRSDLSKQSLQVGEFKWVYLEGGEGKETILTIHGFGGDKDHWTRFVRTLSDDYRIISPDLPGFGENDRLPNQSYDIKHQVERLHEFVKSLGLKSFHIVGNSMGGAIAGYYAATYPEDVLSLTLINTAGVKSPVPSELANLLQAGKPNPLLVGSVEDFDRLLAFSFVKPPYIPGPLKTYFTNRAIQNRDWNEGIFTQIRKDPFLLESVLNKIKAPTCIIWGKEDRIIHVSSTEVLVKKIKSKQQLIILPEMGHAPMIESPREVAEHWLKWQSNIAHSSP
- the coaE gene encoding dephospho-CoA kinase (Dephospho-CoA kinase (CoaE) performs the final step in coenzyme A biosynthesis.), with translation MAYAEDRVYLIGITGSIGSGKSTVAKLFESFGAFRISSDEIAKGFTDPDSPIKGELRAIFGSEIFDSLGNPIKQKIADLAFSDPNLLSKLNELIHPLVRKEFKRKIQSLERESLVAWEVPLLFETDAHTLCDFTVCVYTSPEIAQERAIQRGGMTREDYEKRKATQLPIEEKKALSQFSIPNDNSIEDLKKSSWLVFQEIKNKTKVSL
- a CDS encoding nucleoside 2-deoxyribosyltransferase, producing the protein MKQVYLAGPQVFLPDAQAYFARAKQICKQYSLNAVCPFDGNPSEEIGLQKARWIFENNCRLIDASDLIIADLTQFRGALVDDGTSFEIGYAFHSGKTIYGFAKLLRPLLQMVPRKIATKPHASGYEIDQDGFLVNEDFGNSVNLMIEMAIYGSGGKLVEGNLEILLDRIRAEN
- a CDS encoding SPOR domain-containing protein, encoding MKERVFYVINLDKQRIGILSLFLFALFFSVFFLGVSVGKGRQEISASTLPPQENVELPKQENLALASQNQTNRTEEMVVSNPKSNVSMEVPLADVNQGQTNTNPYYAETSTAKDEEEEAKSHVIDLNKQSVSRKETSHKKKEVALKNVAPKKEKKAIAPEAEAKQKLYTLQLGAFGQREAAESLLTKVNQSSTKAKAFIVFKNGYFVVQMGKTSDKDSLKKIQQKLPLDVRGKSMVVSFIPLH